A region from the Acyrthosiphon pisum isolate AL4f unplaced genomic scaffold, pea_aphid_22Mar2018_4r6ur Scaffold_818;HRSCAF=1277, whole genome shotgun sequence genome encodes:
- the LOC100569468 gene encoding tryptophan 2,3-dioxygenase-like isoform X2, producing the protein MSCINGKDRVNDQQNKRCKQNVIAANGYADYLQLDKLLDSQTMLSKQNGRVSYDEHLFIVTHQAYELWFKQILFEMDIVCKLLSANLWNNEHEMFNILKRLGRISSIIKVSLYKYR; encoded by the exons ATGAGTTGTATCAACGGTAAAGATAGAGTCAATGATCAACAAAATAA AAGGTGTAAACAGAATGTTATCGCAGCCAATGGTTATGCAGATTATCTACAACTTGACAAACTTTTAGATTCTCAGACAATGTTAAGTAAGCAAAACGGTAGAGTTTCGTACGACGAGCATCTCTTCATAGTTACTCATCAAG CTTACGAGTTGTGGTTCAAGCAGATTTTATTCGAAATGgatattgtttgtaaattattatctgCTAACCTTTGG AATAACGAGCACGAAATGTTCAACATCTTAAAGCGTTTAGGTAGGATTTCATCAATTATCAAGGTGAGCTTGTATAAATATcgttaa
- the LOC100569468 gene encoding tryptophan 2,3-dioxygenase-like isoform X1 — MSCINGKDRVNDQQNNRRCKQNVIAANGYADYLQLDKLLDSQTMLSKQNGRVSYDEHLFIVTHQAYELWFKQILFEMDIVCKLLSANLWNNEHEMFNILKRLGRISSIIKVSLYKYR; from the exons ATGAGTTGTATCAACGGTAAAGATAGAGTCAATGATCAACAAAATAA CAGAAGGTGTAAACAGAATGTTATCGCAGCCAATGGTTATGCAGATTATCTACAACTTGACAAACTTTTAGATTCTCAGACAATGTTAAGTAAGCAAAACGGTAGAGTTTCGTACGACGAGCATCTCTTCATAGTTACTCATCAAG CTTACGAGTTGTGGTTCAAGCAGATTTTATTCGAAATGgatattgtttgtaaattattatctgCTAACCTTTGG AATAACGAGCACGAAATGTTCAACATCTTAAAGCGTTTAGGTAGGATTTCATCAATTATCAAGGTGAGCTTGTATAAATATcgttaa